Proteins encoded together in one Caldicellulosiruptor saccharolyticus DSM 8903 window:
- a CDS encoding carbohydrate binding domain-containing protein → MNWKHTNNNQGSSSSSGGQQSSNNSSAPTWQLIWEDDFNTPTIDTTKWNFTIGAGGYGNNELQYYSDKPENARIENGKLIIEARKENYQGSPYTSAKLTTQGKFAFTYGRVEVRAKLPEGQGVWPAIWMMPEDLSIYGGWPACGEIDIMELLGQEPNKVYGTIHYGNPHTYHGGSYTLPDGKKFSDDFHVFALEWEPGEIRWYVDSVLYYKTNDWFSRSSNEAFDYTYPAPFDREFYLILNVAIGGNWPGYPPEEANYFPQRMEVDYVKVYKRVGATYNEKVSKPAVDTSYPADARPPLSDGNLIYNGSFDVDDPNVEGIEGVPYTDYWQFLHLPDFGGDGTVENINNSIKINITKAGSQTYSVQLVQRPICLIKGKTYKLSFRAKSDGQRTIEVKFSSGGGDNGTTWIDYAVKTFNLDTEWKEYSYIFTMQSDTYSKARLEFNVGLSTLPVYLDDVMLVEYNLQDPNSIKEPLPNGNLIYNGTFDQGNDRFVAWEFVKSAVADATYQIGTKPEDRYFKTVITNGGSNLSDIRLVQSNIKIEANSNYLLVFRAKAFESSRLIKVYISDQNYTPISEVKAVTLGTDWADYRLNIKVNETLPTDLRAKLVFELGGTNVNVGIDNVSLKQVLPSSFISIQAEDFGTINNAQKQGEYVTFGQGGSAMFNVNIPRSGEYVVSYKVRTQQNSILKFSVGAVVYDAQVTPTNGQWSIVTDSVYLEAGNQQMQIMADNLDLDYIEISPNLIENGDFSNGLNKWDNWIGNGGSGSVTVANGQLKASITNLGLAFWSIQIIQGPMALESGKVYRVSFDAKSNSPRDIFIKIDDSTYYGHHERYVPLTTEMKNYTFDFVMDATRSDIRLVLGLGTMSPNGKNPLETAHTVTIDNIRIAEVSENCGYFERNVTEELTGGTTSEPQQFIGDKLLPEGSFDSPDSLSNWKWWSSAGNNVITSIENGELKVSVRSLGNDPWDPQIYREGITLVNGKNYKISFKARASVARKINIAIGKPLTSDPWFIEYMPKKTIDITTDMVEYAVYFAMNNETDTNAKLAIEIGKVDGFSTVPFDVYFDDIQIEVIDSIPQEPTQPVTHTQKVGDEIILDGTFDTGVGEWVYWSGDQWSGVSDMRVTVENGKMKIHLNSVGQQPYSAQVARKNLTLEQGLTYELKFKMYATKNTKIQVNIGKELTSDPWFIPYAPTTQFDITTQEIEYRMTFKVTNNTDIVKVVFEFGPIGGFFPPCPLDIYLDDVSLKVISDQ, encoded by the coding sequence ATCAACTGGAAGCACACAAACAATAACCAAGGTTCAAGCAGCAGCTCAGGTGGTCAGCAAAGTAGCAACAATTCTTCAGCTCCTACATGGCAGCTGATTTGGGAGGATGACTTTAACACACCGACAATTGATACAACCAAATGGAACTTCACAATTGGTGCTGGTGGTTATGGGAACAATGAACTTCAGTATTATTCAGACAAGCCTGAGAATGCAAGGATTGAAAATGGCAAGTTAATAATTGAGGCAAGAAAAGAAAATTATCAAGGGAGTCCTTATACTTCAGCTAAACTTACAACACAAGGCAAGTTTGCGTTTACTTATGGAAGAGTTGAGGTAAGGGCAAAACTACCAGAAGGGCAAGGCGTATGGCCTGCTATCTGGATGATGCCAGAGGACCTGAGTATATATGGTGGATGGCCAGCTTGTGGTGAGATTGATATTATGGAGTTGTTAGGGCAAGAGCCAAACAAGGTCTATGGAACAATCCATTATGGCAATCCTCATACTTATCATGGTGGAAGCTATACATTACCGGATGGCAAGAAGTTTTCAGATGATTTCCATGTATTTGCGCTTGAATGGGAACCGGGCGAGATAAGATGGTATGTTGATAGTGTATTATATTACAAGACAAACGATTGGTTCTCAAGATCATCAAATGAGGCATTTGATTACACCTATCCTGCTCCGTTTGACAGAGAGTTTTACCTTATATTAAACGTTGCTATTGGTGGTAACTGGCCAGGATATCCACCTGAGGAAGCTAATTACTTCCCACAGAGAATGGAAGTTGATTATGTAAAAGTATATAAGAGGGTTGGCGCAACTTACAATGAAAAGGTTTCAAAACCTGCTGTTGACACAAGCTATCCTGCTGATGCAAGGCCACCACTTAGCGATGGTAATCTCATCTATAACGGTAGCTTTGATGTTGATGATCCGAATGTTGAAGGCATAGAAGGTGTTCCCTATACAGATTATTGGCAGTTCTTGCATTTGCCTGACTTTGGCGGAGATGGCACTGTAGAGAATATTAACAACAGCATAAAAATAAATATAACAAAAGCTGGCAGTCAAACATATTCTGTTCAGCTTGTTCAAAGGCCGATATGCTTGATAAAAGGTAAAACCTATAAGCTATCATTTAGAGCAAAGAGCGATGGGCAGAGAACTATCGAAGTGAAATTCTCAAGCGGTGGCGGCGACAATGGCACCACATGGATTGACTATGCGGTAAAAACATTTAACTTAGATACAGAATGGAAAGAATATTCATACATCTTCACAATGCAAAGTGACACATATTCAAAAGCAAGACTTGAATTTAATGTGGGCTTAAGTACATTACCTGTATATTTAGATGATGTTATGTTGGTTGAATACAACTTGCAAGATCCAAATAGCATAAAAGAGCCATTGCCAAACGGGAATCTCATTTATAATGGTACTTTTGATCAAGGCAATGACAGATTTGTTGCTTGGGAGTTTGTAAAGTCAGCGGTTGCAGATGCAACATACCAGATAGGAACAAAACCAGAAGATAGATATTTCAAGACGGTAATAACAAATGGCGGCAGCAATCTTTCTGATATCAGGCTTGTTCAATCCAACATAAAAATTGAGGCAAATTCGAATTATCTACTTGTCTTCAGGGCAAAGGCGTTTGAATCATCAAGACTGATAAAGGTTTATATCTCAGACCAAAACTATACTCCAATTTCTGAAGTAAAGGCAGTCACACTTGGCACAGATTGGGCAGATTATAGACTGAACATTAAAGTAAATGAAACTCTACCTACAGACTTAAGAGCAAAGCTTGTGTTTGAGCTTGGTGGGACAAATGTAAATGTTGGAATTGACAATGTTTCACTGAAGCAGGTTTTGCCATCGAGCTTTATTTCAATCCAAGCAGAAGACTTTGGAACAATAAATAACGCTCAAAAGCAAGGAGAGTATGTTACATTTGGTCAAGGTGGCAGCGCAATGTTTAATGTCAATATTCCAAGAAGTGGCGAGTATGTTGTTTCATATAAAGTAAGAACACAGCAAAACAGTATATTAAAATTTTCAGTTGGGGCTGTAGTGTATGATGCTCAAGTTACTCCAACAAACGGCCAGTGGTCGATTGTAACCGACAGTGTATATTTAGAAGCTGGCAATCAACAGATGCAAATTATGGCTGATAACCTTGATTTAGACTATATAGAAATATCTCCAAACCTAATTGAGAACGGAGACTTCTCAAATGGGCTTAACAAATGGGATAATTGGATTGGCAATGGTGGAAGTGGTAGTGTTACAGTTGCAAATGGCCAGCTAAAAGCATCAATTACCAATTTAGGCTTAGCGTTTTGGAGTATCCAGATAATACAAGGGCCAATGGCACTGGAGAGTGGAAAAGTATATAGAGTTTCATTTGATGCAAAATCAAACTCACCAAGAGATATATTTATAAAAATAGACGACTCAACATACTATGGGCATCATGAAAGATATGTGCCACTTACAACTGAAATGAAAAATTACACGTTTGATTTTGTAATGGATGCAACAAGAAGTGATATAAGGCTTGTATTAGGGCTTGGAACAATGTCACCAAATGGCAAAAATCCGCTTGAGACTGCTCACACAGTTACAATCGACAATATAAGAATTGCTGAAGTGTCTGAGAATTGTGGATACTTTGAAAGAAATGTAACAGAGGAACTCACAGGGGGGACTACTTCTGAACCACAGCAGTTTATAGGCGATAAACTTTTACCAGAGGGTAGCTTTGACTCGCCAGATAGCTTAAGCAATTGGAAATGGTGGTCATCTGCTGGGAACAATGTCATAACATCTATTGAAAATGGTGAACTAAAGGTGAGTGTAAGAAGCCTTGGCAATGACCCATGGGACCCACAAATTTACAGAGAAGGTATAACTTTGGTCAATGGTAAAAACTATAAGATTTCATTTAAAGCAAGGGCATCGGTTGCGAGAAAGATAAACATTGCAATAGGGAAGCCACTGACATCTGACCCGTGGTTTATTGAGTACATGCCCAAGAAAACAATAGATATCACAACTGACATGGTAGAATATGCAGTCTACTTTGCTATGAACAATGAAACAGATACAAATGCAAAGTTAGCAATTGAGATAGGCAAGGTAGATGGATTTTCAACTGTGCCGTTTGATGTATACTTTGACGATATCCAGATAGAAGTTATTGATTCAATCCCACAAGAGCCAACACAGCCAGTAACACATACTCAAAAAGTTGGTGATGAGATTATACTAGACGGAACATTTGATACAGGCGTTGGTGAGTGGGTATACTGGAGTGGTGACCAATGGTCAGGAGTATCAGACATGCGAGTAACTGTAGAGAATGGTAAGATGAAGATTCATCTAAATTCTGTCGGGCAGCAGCCATACAGTGCTCAGGTTGCAAGAAAGAACTTGACGCTTGAGCAGGGACTGACTTATGAACTCAAATTCAAGATGTACGCAACGAAAAATACAAAAATTCAAGTGAATATCGGAAAAGAGCTGACTTCAGACCCGTGGTTTATACCATATGCTCCAACAACACAGTTTGATATTACAACCCAAGAGATAGAATACAGGATGACATTTAAAGTTACTAACAATACTGACATTGTTAAAGTTGTGTTTGAGTTTGGACCAATAGGTGGTTTCTTTCCACCATGTCCATTAGATATTTATCTTGATGATGTGAGCTTGAAAGTTATAAGCGACCAGTAA
- a CDS encoding S-layer homology domain-containing protein — MKRIKKIISLLIVIPFILLSIVPGGINTAKAAATFSDIDTNFTKQDIERFYSLNLVKGYPNGTFKPNKSISVAEFCKLINNFMGLVREEKVDLNGVNPSAWYYSELAKAKAEGYLNVFVSGQNLDPNRPVLRQEAFAAISMVLKLESKNQSALSKFSDATAVQDKLTNLVSALVEWGFVKGYPDGTIKANKQITRAEVVKLLSSIGAVIVTKPGVYQNIKKEGFVLINSQDVELKEAVIKGNVYINQSVGKGTVTLTNVSIENGKLFVFGGGSNSVKLNNTKVKEVYVANMVSEKVRLSIEGKSEVEHLIVISPASVEQISNDSNVKYITIKDELSEKIAKEVVIKANCEGIHVYSNNVKLNLTSSNVKNLVASDLAKGYEISLNSSKVENVEINSTGKINVDKNSEIAKLTVQALAKDATINSEGNIKTADIYADQIVVNNKTVKKGTNVELKEILEGKTSENQAQNSSSTNSGSVSQITSGSTSLATNGSGQASTGSTQTITKVQAAAQVVSKVATILQLLHGS; from the coding sequence TTGAAAAGAATAAAAAAGATAATTTCATTACTCATAGTTATACCTTTCATTTTACTTTCAATCGTACCGGGAGGAATTAATACCGCTAAAGCAGCAGCCACCTTTTCAGATATTGATACAAATTTTACAAAACAGGACATAGAAAGGTTCTATTCTTTAAATTTAGTAAAAGGCTATCCAAATGGGACTTTTAAACCGAACAAATCTATTTCGGTTGCAGAGTTCTGTAAACTTATAAACAACTTTATGGGACTGGTTAGAGAAGAAAAAGTTGATTTAAATGGTGTTAATCCTTCAGCGTGGTATTACAGTGAACTTGCAAAGGCAAAAGCAGAGGGATATTTGAATGTGTTTGTAAGTGGTCAAAACCTTGACCCCAACAGACCAGTGCTGAGGCAAGAGGCTTTTGCAGCAATTTCAATGGTTTTGAAGCTGGAAAGCAAAAATCAAAGCGCATTAAGTAAGTTCAGTGATGCAACTGCTGTTCAAGATAAACTTACAAACTTGGTATCTGCATTGGTAGAATGGGGGTTTGTAAAGGGATATCCAGATGGGACAATAAAAGCAAACAAGCAAATCACACGCGCTGAAGTAGTGAAGCTTTTGAGTTCAATTGGTGCTGTTATTGTGACAAAACCAGGTGTTTATCAGAATATAAAGAAAGAAGGGTTTGTATTAATAAATAGTCAAGACGTGGAGTTAAAAGAGGCTGTGATAAAGGGTAACGTATACATTAATCAAAGTGTTGGGAAAGGCACTGTGACATTGACAAATGTTAGCATTGAAAATGGAAAACTTTTTGTATTTGGTGGGGGTTCAAACTCGGTAAAACTCAACAATACTAAGGTAAAAGAGGTTTATGTGGCAAATATGGTTTCAGAAAAAGTAAGGCTGTCTATCGAAGGTAAAAGTGAGGTTGAACATCTAATTGTTATAAGCCCAGCATCAGTTGAACAAATTTCAAATGATAGCAATGTTAAGTACATAACAATAAAGGATGAGCTGAGTGAAAAAATTGCTAAAGAAGTTGTGATAAAAGCAAATTGTGAGGGGATTCATGTTTATAGTAACAATGTAAAGTTGAATTTAACCAGCTCTAATGTGAAGAATCTTGTTGCGAGTGACTTAGCAAAAGGGTATGAAATTAGTCTTAATTCTTCAAAAGTAGAAAATGTGGAGATAAATAGCACAGGTAAGATAAATGTTGACAAAAACAGTGAAATTGCCAAACTTACTGTACAGGCCCTTGCAAAAGATGCAACCATAAACTCTGAGGGAAATATAAAAACTGCAGATATCTATGCGGACCAAATCGTGGTTAATAATAAGACTGTGAAGAAAGGAACAAATGTGGAATTGAAGGAGATATTAGAAGGGAAAACATCAGAAAATCAAGCTCAAAATTCATCATCTACAAATTCTGGAAGTGTATCACAAATAACCTCTGGGAGTACATCTTTAGCAACTAATGGTTCGGGTCAAGCATCAACTGGAAGCACACAAACAATAACCAAGGTTCAAGCAGCAGCTCAGGTGGTCAGCAAAGTAGCAACAATTCTTCAGCTCCTACATGGCAGCTGA
- a CDS encoding cache domain-containing sensor histidine kinase: MVKLFNRIKHILKSITKLNVRQKLIFSYILIVAIPISILQINAFQNVKDMTEKEYINNIAFEVEKLKSDIVKNVEQYVKATQFILNNQDFIDFVSIYQERSPEEIFSFKVNVLDEIEYLQYVNFNINRIRFFTNNVFLPETWPVLYQLDRIKNQKYIADFLDNPEKISLWKINNTDNLGPPLNNDTKVVSYYTKVIDSVGNLVGIIEVNMLTDEFFANELTRSNRNSVMVAITKDGEIVYNHQLSDFLRTLKIDLKDFKEFLIKKTDVTKNEEIVYFRLGRTSAAFVYTYVPMLGMYLYKVVLFDALTQKINQLTIKMLWQVVVLMFISSALIFVIISLILRKLKDIISTMRKVENGDFDVKIEIKGDDEIDELAFHFQKMIERIKVLIVDTVKKELAQKDAQIKALQSQINAHFIYNVLENIKMMAECKEDYEVSDAITKLGKMMRYNMSWKRKFVTLYDELENIKNYVALMNLRFDKEIKLMINIYNEEILNYEVPKLILQPIIENSITYGIEPKGEGGSIFIDANVIGEFLVITIVDDGKGIEEEKLRQIQEAIEKGIDAECYHGQGIALKNVNERIKLTYGKAYGLKIESKENEFTKVTITLPFENRVDN, from the coding sequence ATGGTTAAGTTATTTAACAGGATAAAACATATATTAAAATCAATTACCAAACTGAATGTCCGTCAAAAGTTGATATTTTCATATATACTCATTGTTGCAATACCAATATCAATATTGCAAATAAACGCATTTCAAAATGTCAAAGATATGACAGAAAAAGAGTACATAAATAATATTGCTTTTGAAGTGGAAAAGTTGAAAAGTGATATTGTCAAAAATGTTGAGCAATATGTCAAAGCAACTCAGTTCATCTTAAATAACCAAGATTTCATTGACTTTGTTTCTATTTATCAAGAAAGGTCCCCGGAAGAAATTTTTTCTTTTAAAGTAAATGTACTTGATGAAATAGAGTATTTACAATATGTCAATTTTAATATAAACCGAATCAGATTTTTCACAAACAATGTTTTTTTACCAGAGACATGGCCGGTTCTTTATCAGCTTGATAGAATAAAAAATCAAAAGTATATTGCAGATTTTTTAGACAATCCAGAAAAAATAAGTCTTTGGAAAATTAACAATACTGACAATTTAGGACCGCCCCTTAACAATGATACAAAAGTTGTTTCTTACTATACAAAAGTTATAGATTCTGTAGGCAATTTAGTGGGAATAATTGAAGTAAACATGTTAACAGATGAATTTTTTGCAAATGAGCTTACGCGTTCAAATAGAAATTCTGTTATGGTTGCCATAACAAAAGATGGCGAGATTGTTTATAACCATCAACTATCAGACTTTTTAAGGACTTTAAAGATTGATTTAAAAGATTTTAAAGAATTTCTTATTAAAAAAACAGATGTTACAAAAAATGAAGAAATAGTTTATTTTAGACTTGGTAGGACATCTGCAGCTTTTGTATACACCTATGTACCTATGTTGGGTATGTATCTTTACAAAGTTGTTTTGTTTGACGCTTTGACGCAGAAGATAAACCAGCTCACAATTAAGATGTTATGGCAAGTTGTTGTTTTAATGTTTATTTCGTCAGCTTTAATATTTGTAATCATTTCACTTATTTTAAGAAAATTAAAAGATATTATTTCTACTATGCGCAAAGTTGAGAACGGAGACTTTGATGTGAAAATTGAGATAAAAGGCGATGATGAGATTGATGAACTGGCTTTTCATTTCCAAAAGATGATAGAGAGGATAAAGGTTTTAATTGTAGACACAGTAAAAAAAGAACTTGCTCAAAAAGATGCTCAGATAAAGGCGCTGCAATCACAGATAAACGCTCATTTTATATACAATGTACTTGAAAATATAAAAATGATGGCAGAATGTAAAGAAGACTATGAAGTTTCAGACGCAATAACAAAGCTTGGCAAGATGATGAGATACAATATGAGCTGGAAAAGGAAATTTGTTACCTTGTATGACGAGTTAGAAAACATAAAAAACTATGTAGCACTTATGAATCTTCGATTTGATAAAGAAATAAAACTGATGATAAACATATATAATGAGGAGATTCTGAACTATGAAGTGCCAAAATTGATTTTACAGCCAATAATTGAAAATTCAATAACTTATGGAATTGAGCCAAAAGGTGAAGGCGGAAGCATATTTATTGACGCGAATGTAATCGGTGAGTTTTTAGTTATAACAATAGTTGATGATGGAAAAGGAATTGAGGAGGAGAAACTCCGACAGATTCAAGAGGCTATAGAGAAAGGAATTGATGCTGAATGTTATCACGGCCAGGGCATAGCTTTGAAAAATGTGAATGAGAGAATAAAGCTCACTTATGGGAAGGCATATGGGTTGAAGATTGAGAGCAAAGAAAATGAATTTACTAAAGTGACAATTACGCTGCCTTTTGAAAATAGAGTTGATAATTAA
- a CDS encoding response regulator transcription factor, giving the protein MRKVLIVDDEKLIRKGIKTILEKSNLEFKDIKEASNGKEALDLLFSEQFDLLIIDIRLPLLDGISVIKKIQNMPQKPKIVVISGYDEFSYAKECLEYGARGYILKPIDKSELLDLLAKIQQELEREEDTYKLFKMQNILKSRMVEVELNNILLSNLTQTEIKKKLETLGIDSEIQVYTFYIFITKDREEDYSIVSEDLKNNLIKLFPDGAFNIALIDYEKNILVISDTLIEPLRIYDLCKGVFQKDVYIGIYNEKQPLENLKLLHGRSKKTALYAFVASKSIEYYSNVKDRENIACSKDESIHKLKELILAGKQKEALSCVENIFNHEFLKNCSIESIQDIATKLYREIIERFESQVPRKILDMSSYLLLKNILNFSNMKEYIEMLKNFVYEATSMIAALKGILTVKDEIEEAIKFINENYYKDINMAMVANHVSLNYYYFSTIFKERTGMSFLDYLNKVRIDKAKELLANTNLKIWEISEKVGYKNPKHFARIFKEITGLTPNEYRDAQKRLDIH; this is encoded by the coding sequence ATGCGGAAGGTATTAATTGTAGATGATGAAAAGCTTATAAGAAAAGGTATTAAGACTATTTTAGAAAAGAGTAATTTAGAGTTCAAGGATATAAAAGAGGCTTCAAATGGCAAAGAGGCTTTAGATTTGCTATTTTCAGAACAGTTTGATTTGCTGATTATCGATATTAGATTGCCTTTGCTTGATGGAATATCTGTGATAAAAAAGATACAAAATATGCCTCAAAAGCCTAAGATTGTTGTTATAAGTGGATATGATGAGTTCAGTTATGCAAAGGAATGTTTGGAATATGGAGCAAGAGGGTATATCCTAAAGCCCATTGACAAATCTGAACTGTTGGACTTGTTAGCAAAGATTCAGCAGGAGTTAGAAAGGGAAGAAGATACATACAAATTGTTCAAAATGCAAAATATTCTAAAATCGCGTATGGTTGAAGTGGAACTAAATAATATTCTTCTTTCAAATTTGACTCAGACTGAGATAAAAAAGAAGTTGGAAACCTTAGGTATAGATTCAGAAATACAAGTGTATACGTTCTATATATTTATAACCAAAGATAGAGAAGAAGATTATAGTATTGTATCAGAAGATTTGAAAAATAATCTAATAAAGCTATTTCCAGATGGTGCCTTTAATATAGCTTTAATCGATTATGAAAAAAACATTTTAGTTATTTCAGATACTTTGATTGAACCCTTGAGAATATATGATCTATGTAAAGGGGTATTTCAAAAAGATGTCTATATTGGAATATATAATGAGAAACAACCTCTTGAGAATCTTAAACTGCTTCATGGTAGATCAAAAAAGACAGCATTATATGCTTTTGTTGCAAGCAAAAGTATTGAATATTATTCAAATGTGAAGGATAGGGAAAATATAGCATGTTCGAAAGATGAAAGTATACACAAGCTTAAAGAGCTAATTTTAGCAGGGAAACAGAAAGAAGCCTTGAGCTGTGTAGAAAATATATTCAATCATGAGTTTTTAAAAAACTGCTCAATTGAATCTATACAGGACATTGCAACAAAACTATATAGAGAAATTATAGAAAGATTTGAAAGTCAAGTTCCAAGAAAGATCCTGGATATGAGTTCATATTTGCTTCTTAAGAATATTTTAAATTTTTCGAATATGAAAGAATATATAGAGATGCTTAAGAATTTTGTATATGAAGCTACCAGTATGATTGCGGCATTAAAAGGGATACTCACTGTAAAAGATGAAATTGAAGAGGCAATTAAGTTCATCAATGAAAATTATTATAAAGACATCAACATGGCGATGGTTGCAAACCATGTTTCACTGAATTATTATTACTTTTCAACCATATTCAAAGAGAGAACTGGTATGAGCTTTTTGGATTATCTTAACAAGGTCAGAATTGATAAAGCAAAAGAATTACTTGCAAATACTAATCTAAAAATTTGGGAGATATCTGAAAAAGTGGGCTATAAAAACCCAAAACATTTTGCAAGAATTTTTAAGGAAATCACAGGTCTTACACCAAATGAATACAGAGATGCCCAAAAAAGATTAGATATTCATTAA